The Microbacterium sp. LKL04 sequence CCGCATCGGCCTCGAACCCACCGAACGGAAAATCGCACTCTCATGGCATCCACTGCAGACATCAAGAACGGCGTCGTCCTGTCCATCGACGGACAGCTCTGGAACGTCGTCGAGTTCCAGCACGTGAAGCCCGGTAAGGGTGGCGCCTTCGTCCGCACGAAGCTCAAGAACGTCGTCTCGGGCAAGGTCGTCGACCGCACCTACAACGCGGGCGCGAAGATCGAGATCGAGAACGTCGACCGCCGCGACTTCACGTACCTCTACAACGACGGCGACAGCTACGTCTTCATGGACGTCGCCGACTACGACCAGCTGAACGTCTCGGCCACCGTCGTCGGCGACGCGGCCAACTACCTGCTCGAGAACCAGCAGGTGCAGATCGCGCTCAACAACGGCAACCCGCTCTACGTCGAGATGCCCGCCTCGGTCGTCCTCGAGATCACGTACACCGAGCCGGGCCTGCAGGGCGACCGCTCCTCGGCCGGCACGAAGTCCGCGACCCTCGAGACCGGCTACGAGATCCAGGTCCCGCTGTTCGTGGACCAGGGCACCAAGGTCAAGGTCGACACGCGCACCGGGGACTACCTCGGCCGCGTGAACTGACCGCCCGATGAGCGCTCGGAGCAAGGCGCGCAAGCGCGCCCTCGACATCCTGTACCAGTCCGACATCCGGGGCGATGACCTCGGCGTCACCCTCGCCGCCGAGGCCAAGCGCGCGGCGAACGAGCCGGCGCGCGAGGCCTCCTGGCTGTATGCCCGCGAGATCGTGGACGGCGTCATCGACGCGCAGAGCGAGATCGACGAGCAGATCGTCACGCACGCGCGTGACTGGAAGCTCGAGCGGATGCCGGCGGTCGACCGCGCGATCCTCCGCATCGGGGTGTGGGAGATCCTGCACAACGACCAGATCCCGACCGCGGTCGCCATCGACGAGGCGGTGGAGCTCGCGAAGGAGTTCTCCACCGACGACTCCGGCTCGTTCGTGCACGGCGTCCTCGCCCGCATCGCGCGCTCCTGACCCGAGGGCCGGCGACCCGGCACATCCACCGACAGACGGCATCCCGTCCGAGATACGCGGCTTCGCGTCGAGTCTCGGCCGCGATGCCGTCTCTCGTCGGCGGGGGAGTCCTGGAGAGCGACCGGATGCCGCGGCTCACCGCCCGGCCCCGCTAGAGTGGTCTCGTACAAGCAACCTTTAACACCGTCCTGTGAGGCGGAGAAGGGAGCGGCGGATGACTTCGCGCATCGTCTTGCACGACGCTGACATCGCCCGCGCACTCACGCGCATCTCTCACGAGATCCTCGAGTCGAACAAGGGCCCCGACGGGCTCGTGCTCCTTGGGATCCCCACTCGGGGCGTCACCCTCGCCGAACGCATCGCGGGGCTCATCGCGTCGTTCACGGGCGTGACCGTCCCGGTCGGATCGCTCGACGTCACGATGTACCGCGACGATCTGCACCGGAATCCCACGCGGACGCCGCGCCCCACCGAGATCCCGCCCGGCGGCATCGACGCGAAGACCGTGGTCCTC is a genomic window containing:
- the efp gene encoding elongation factor P; translated protein: MASTADIKNGVVLSIDGQLWNVVEFQHVKPGKGGAFVRTKLKNVVSGKVVDRTYNAGAKIEIENVDRRDFTYLYNDGDSYVFMDVADYDQLNVSATVVGDAANYLLENQQVQIALNNGNPLYVEMPASVVLEITYTEPGLQGDRSSAGTKSATLETGYEIQVPLFVDQGTKVKVDTRTGDYLGRVN
- the nusB gene encoding transcription antitermination factor NusB, producing MSARSKARKRALDILYQSDIRGDDLGVTLAAEAKRAANEPAREASWLYAREIVDGVIDAQSEIDEQIVTHARDWKLERMPAVDRAILRIGVWEILHNDQIPTAVAIDEAVELAKEFSTDDSGSFVHGVLARIARS
- the pyrR gene encoding bifunctional pyr operon transcriptional regulator/uracil phosphoribosyltransferase PyrR, with product MTSRIVLHDADIARALTRISHEILESNKGPDGLVLLGIPTRGVTLAERIAGLIASFTGVTVPVGSLDVTMYRDDLHRNPTRTPRPTEIPPGGIDAKTVVLVDDVLFSGRSIRAALDALQDIGRPAVVRLAILVDRGHRELPIRPDFVGKNLPSSRDERVNVRLADVDGAEEVTIAS